A region of Acaryochloris thomasi RCC1774 DNA encodes the following proteins:
- a CDS encoding DUF4351 domain-containing protein — protein MYSELRSQIKELSLKQTEELGEALFSEQGDLWEWLERS, from the coding sequence GTGTACTCAGAGTTGCGATCGCAGATAAAGGAGTTGTCTCTCAAGCAGACGGAAGAGTTGGGAGAGGCGCTGTTTTCGGAACAGGGTGATCTGTGGGAGTGGTTGGAGAGGAGTTAA
- a CDS encoding HigA family addiction module antitoxin yields MNSSANIQGQQNRKPATSCVRAVAAKLDVAHSTFARVVSGRSSVTPDMAIRLSKVLGGSPESWLQMQVNHDLWVARQQEPHDELVAFEFA; encoded by the coding sequence GTGAACAGCTCGGCCAATATTCAAGGGCAACAGAATAGGAAACCCGCAACCAGTTGCGTGAGAGCTGTCGCGGCCAAGCTTGATGTTGCTCACTCAACGTTTGCTCGTGTGGTCTCTGGCCGAAGCTCAGTAACGCCCGACATGGCGATCCGACTGTCTAAGGTGTTGGGAGGGTCACCAGAGAGCTGGCTGCAGATGCAAGTCAACCATGATTTGTGGGTGGCGCGTCAGCAGGAGCCTCACGATGAGCTGGTGGCTTTTGAGTTTGCTTAG
- a CDS encoding Rpn family recombination-promoting nuclease/putative transposase, which produces MKTDSIFYTIFKTDPGILFELLGQPSTLATGYEFRSVEIKQLAFRIDGLFLPRLDAPDQTVIFLENQFQPDPEFYHRFFGEIITYLKQYPSTADWQAVVIFPERKIEPDDAHLYRALLNSDQVYRLYLEDLADVTTDSIGIGLMQLIIADSVEAASKARSLLSRAKAQGRTDPQMPAIMELIETIVIYKFPQLERAEIERMLGLSDLKETKVYQEAVQEGQQKGRLEESQSLVLRQLTRRLGEIPPELRSQIEGLSLEQTEALGEALLDFTEQGDLVEWLEGNR; this is translated from the coding sequence GTGAAAACTGATTCGATTTTCTATACGATTTTCAAAACTGACCCCGGAATTTTATTCGAGCTTCTAGGTCAGCCATCGACTTTAGCCACAGGATACGAGTTCCGTTCCGTTGAAATCAAGCAGCTTGCCTTCAGGATAGATGGCCTCTTCCTACCGAGACTAGATGCACCAGACCAGACCGTTATCTTCCTAGAAAACCAGTTTCAGCCAGATCCAGAGTTTTACCATCGATTTTTTGGCGAAATCATTACCTACCTCAAGCAGTACCCCAGCACAGCCGATTGGCAGGCGGTGGTTATCTTCCCAGAGCGAAAGATTGAGCCGGATGATGCTCATCTGTACCGAGCGCTCCTCAACAGTGATCAGGTCTACCGTCTTTACCTTGAAGACCTTGCCGATGTCACGACTGACTCAATTGGGATTGGCTTGATGCAATTAATTATTGCCGATTCAGTGGAAGCTGCCTCTAAAGCACGATCATTGCTATCGAGAGCAAAAGCTCAGGGGCGGACAGATCCTCAAATGCCTGCGATAATGGAGCTGATAGAGACTATTGTGATCTACAAATTCCCTCAATTAGAACGAGCGGAGATAGAGCGTATGTTGGGCTTAAGCGATCTCAAAGAAACAAAGGTCTACCAAGAAGCCGTGCAGGAAGGTCAACAAAAAGGACGCCTCGAAGAAAGCCAGTCCCTCGTCCTGCGTCAGCTCACTCGCCGCCTTGGTGAGATTCCACCAGAGTTGCGATCTCAAATAGAAGGGTTGTCGCTGGAGCAAACCGAGGCATTGGGTGAGGCGCTGCTGGACTTTACGGAACAGGGGGACTTGGTGGAATGGCTGGAAGGCAATCGGTAG
- a CDS encoding DUF2949 domain-containing protein: protein MSSSVQAKLIEYLRQELTIPSESINLALRQQPEPSSHLHIILWQYGLITLEQLNAIFDWLENSTPRLT from the coding sequence ATGTCTTCCTCTGTTCAGGCCAAGCTAATCGAATATCTGAGACAGGAATTGACGATACCCAGTGAGTCTATCAACCTCGCGCTACGTCAGCAACCTGAACCATCGAGCCATCTGCACATCATCCTGTGGCAATACGGTCTGATCACCCTAGAGCAGCTCAACGCCATCTTTGACTGGCTAGAGAATTCTACCCCAAGGCTCACTTGA
- the sepF gene encoding cell division protein SepF: MENLLPFRQYPNNQILFLMPRSFEETRQAIESLKSGVVLLLNLKRFETQSAQRIADYTAGSACAISAHHIEISKDLFLLAPEHCKITTQI; this comes from the coding sequence GTGGAGAACTTATTGCCTTTTCGTCAATATCCCAACAATCAGATCTTGTTTTTGATGCCGCGCTCCTTTGAAGAAACGAGACAGGCCATTGAATCTCTGAAGTCTGGCGTCGTTCTATTGCTCAACTTGAAAAGATTTGAAACCCAGTCAGCTCAGAGAATAGCTGATTACACTGCTGGTAGCGCCTGCGCCATTTCAGCCCATCATATTGAGATCAGTAAGGACTTGTTCCTACTTGCACCCGAGCATTGCAAAATTACAACCCAGATCTAA
- a CDS encoding RNB domain-containing ribonuclease yields the protein MIEQRFSTEAITQAKTIATLQPDRTRPEVQGITIDGPTSLDLDDAIWCEETDTGATIQVHISDVSEHIPLYSPLDYSAIATTQTRYHRQGNSPMLPRILSEATLSLQEGQPRATLTFELELANDGSVSNCKIFESCLSSAKRFAYAEADYAIASPKLRWHNTLKLCQEWAAKLNQQRMATGAIGASAFGKNIYINEEGNLSDNPNAKYHSHRVIEEFMIAANTAAAQWLADRDQPALYRNHTAKAIAPDQDEMLQALLVLGSATAIRRRLQGWMNRAEYGPALIGHFALNLPAYGHFTSPIRRIADLINHRIIKALLHGAESPYTKKDLEELGRHINEAVLEEERRTSTYFKTKAKQGLLEKLESEDSVNELPEKEFSRWIKHAEGELSVALAEEVRSRLEQNRLVVLDYYLLLIQGNDWELQEMVLKHLEEKVRDAASVLSIAVIQEDSWDALKCTELSQDGRFLAWAEVYIDGELQTTATAGCDQRKQVARHRAYWLWLSAFVHGELVGVDARIVPELPVVVDEVEPVVDLKEEKLRSLLEKPPVDGQNHVGRLVEICQLMDWELPTFEFEEVEEGYRCICCMEFFEERVEGVAIEGKKKLSKQRAAMGVLEVLRSNGQF from the coding sequence GTGATTGAACAGCGTTTCTCAACAGAAGCCATCACTCAAGCCAAGACGATCGCAACTCTACAGCCCGATCGCACCCGCCCGGAAGTCCAAGGCATCACCATCGACGGCCCCACCTCCCTCGACCTCGATGATGCAATCTGGTGCGAAGAAACCGACACAGGCGCAACCATCCAAGTCCACATCAGCGATGTATCCGAACACATCCCCCTCTACTCCCCCCTTGACTACAGCGCGATCGCAACCACCCAAACCCGCTACCACCGGCAGGGCAACAGCCCCATGCTGCCGAGGATTTTGAGTGAGGCAACACTGAGCCTACAGGAAGGCCAACCGAGAGCCACACTTACATTCGAACTAGAGTTAGCCAATGACGGCTCAGTCAGCAACTGCAAGATTTTCGAGTCCTGCCTGAGTAGCGCCAAACGCTTTGCCTACGCTGAAGCCGACTACGCCATTGCAAGTCCCAAACTCCGCTGGCACAATACGCTAAAGCTCTGCCAGGAGTGGGCCGCCAAGCTGAACCAGCAGCGGATGGCGACAGGGGCTATTGGAGCATCAGCTTTCGGTAAAAACATATACATCAATGAAGAGGGCAATCTATCTGATAATCCCAATGCAAAGTACCATAGCCATCGCGTTATAGAAGAGTTCATGATTGCGGCCAATACTGCTGCTGCCCAGTGGCTAGCCGACCGCGATCAACCGGCACTCTATCGAAATCACACCGCAAAAGCGATCGCACCGGACCAGGACGAGATGCTGCAGGCACTTCTGGTGCTGGGGTCGGCCACAGCCATTCGACGGCGGCTGCAAGGCTGGATGAATAGAGCAGAGTATGGCCCCGCGCTCATTGGGCACTTTGCATTGAATCTTCCGGCCTATGGGCACTTCACCTCGCCTATTCGCCGGATAGCCGACCTGATCAACCACCGGATTATTAAGGCATTGCTGCATGGGGCAGAGTCGCCCTATACAAAGAAAGATCTGGAAGAACTGGGGCGTCACATCAATGAAGCTGTTCTAGAAGAGGAGCGGCGAACAAGCACCTATTTTAAGACCAAGGCTAAGCAAGGACTGCTGGAAAAGCTGGAATCGGAAGATAGCGTTAACGAGCTGCCTGAGAAAGAGTTTTCGCGGTGGATCAAACATGCTGAGGGTGAGCTATCGGTGGCCCTGGCGGAGGAGGTGCGATCTCGGTTGGAGCAGAATCGGCTTGTGGTGCTGGACTACTATCTGCTGCTGATACAAGGAAACGATTGGGAGCTGCAGGAAATGGTGTTAAAACATCTGGAAGAGAAGGTGCGGGATGCGGCCAGCGTGTTGTCTATCGCTGTTATTCAGGAGGATTCTTGGGATGCTCTGAAATGTACAGAGTTATCGCAGGATGGCAGATTTTTGGCCTGGGCTGAAGTATACATCGATGGGGAACTGCAGACGACGGCGACAGCGGGTTGCGATCAGCGTAAACAAGTGGCGCGGCATCGAGCTTATTGGTTATGGCTCTCTGCCTTTGTTCACGGGGAGCTGGTGGGGGTGGATGCGCGGATTGTACCGGAGCTGCCGGTGGTGGTTGATGAAGTGGAGCCGGTGGTTGATTTGAAGGAGGAGAAGTTGCGATCGTTGCTAGAGAAGCCTCCGGTTGATGGGCAGAATCATGTGGGGCGATTGGTTGAGATCTGTCAGCTCATGGACTGGGAGTTACCTACCTTTGAGTTCGAGGAAGTCGAGGAGGGGTATCGATGTATATGCTGTATGGAATTCTTCGAGGAACGGGTTGAGGGGGTTGCGATCGAGGGGAAGAAGAAGCTGAGTAAGCAGAGGGCGGCGATGGGAGTGTTGGAAGTACTCAGGAGCAACGGACAATTCTAG